A genomic window from Flavobacterium hankyongi includes:
- a CDS encoding lysophospholipid acyltransferase family protein: MKIIKIPFWILWRVWFYILVLLPIIVMFPFLFLSFLKESWYPHFFKMARIWAKVILYGAGFYPKTEAEEEIIPQKSYMFIANHTSMVDIMLMLVTVKNPFVFVGKKELVKIPLFGFFYKRAVIMVDRDSPKSRQQVYERAQKRINQKLSICIFPEGKVPDDESIILDSFKTGAFNLALDHNLPIVPMIFPDNKRRFSYTFFSGSPGKLRVKILKFIETKTKEHHDRKTIRDDAHKIMYDELVRLEKETNK; the protein is encoded by the coding sequence ATGAAAATAATAAAAATACCTTTTTGGATTCTTTGGCGTGTTTGGTTTTACATTTTAGTATTACTCCCTATCATTGTAATGTTTCCTTTTTTATTCCTTTCTTTTTTAAAAGAAAGTTGGTACCCTCATTTTTTTAAAATGGCCAGAATTTGGGCCAAAGTAATTTTATACGGAGCAGGGTTTTATCCAAAAACAGAAGCTGAAGAAGAAATTATTCCTCAAAAAAGTTATATGTTTATTGCCAACCATACCTCAATGGTTGACATTATGCTGATGTTAGTAACTGTAAAAAATCCTTTTGTGTTTGTAGGAAAAAAAGAATTGGTAAAAATCCCTCTTTTTGGATTCTTTTATAAACGAGCAGTAATTATGGTTGATCGAGACAGCCCAAAAAGCAGACAACAAGTATATGAGCGAGCTCAGAAAAGAATAAATCAAAAGCTAAGTATTTGCATTTTTCCTGAAGGAAAAGTTCCAGATGACGAAAGCATTATTCTAGATAGTTTTAAAACAGGAGCTTTTAATTTGGCCTTAGACCATAACCTCCCAATTGTTCCTATGATTTTCCCTGACAACAAAAGAAGATTTTCCTATACTTTTTTTAGCGGAAGTCCAGGAAAATTAAGAGTTAAAATTTTAAAATTCATAGAGACCAAAACAAAAGAGCATCATGATCGAAAAACAATTCGAGATGACGCTCATAAAATTATGTATGACGAATTAGTTCGTCTAGAAAAAGAAACCAACAAATAG
- a CDS encoding helix-turn-helix transcriptional regulator, with amino-acid sequence MDDSLNKFDRIIAILIQLQSKKIVRAQDLADRFNVSLRTIYRDVRTLEASGVPIYSEAGIGYSLMDGYRLPPIMFTREEASSFIAAEKLMQKFTDAALDKHYKSAMYKLKAVLKNSDKDWLDTIESKVIMQSNQKLFNENAPNALTLFFESIAERKQTLLLYQTFDTEEINERIIEPVGIFHQNNFWYVLGYCHLRKDYRQFRTDRIQQIKKTDLDFTIEHKTLEELLHKEKSIHSLIKVRILVNKKIARYLNWERKQYGFVSEKNIGNQVEMTFMCFDIKESFPRWYLMFADHADILEPDELKDRVLELLELNTNRLLQKKQSQT; translated from the coding sequence ATGGATGATTCTCTTAATAAATTCGATCGAATAATTGCTATTCTAATCCAGTTGCAATCTAAAAAGATTGTAAGAGCACAGGATTTGGCCGATCGTTTTAATGTAAGCCTTAGAACCATTTACAGAGATGTGCGTACACTTGAAGCTTCGGGTGTCCCTATTTACAGCGAAGCAGGTATTGGTTATTCCTTAATGGATGGTTACCGTCTTCCGCCCATCATGTTTACAAGAGAAGAAGCCAGTAGTTTTATTGCTGCTGAAAAATTAATGCAAAAATTTACCGATGCTGCTTTAGACAAACACTATAAATCGGCGATGTATAAACTCAAAGCAGTATTAAAAAATAGCGACAAGGACTGGTTGGACACCATTGAGTCGAAAGTGATTATGCAATCCAATCAAAAGCTTTTCAATGAAAATGCGCCTAATGCGTTAACATTATTCTTTGAAAGTATTGCAGAAAGAAAGCAGACATTACTTTTGTACCAAACCTTCGATACCGAAGAAATCAACGAAAGAATTATAGAACCAGTAGGTATTTTTCATCAAAATAACTTTTGGTATGTCTTAGGTTATTGTCATTTACGGAAAGACTACCGTCAATTTCGTACCGACCGAATACAGCAAATCAAGAAAACTGATTTAGATTTTACAATCGAACACAAAACACTCGAGGAATTACTCCATAAAGAAAAATCAATTCATTCCTTAATCAAAGTACGTATTCTTGTAAATAAAAAAATAGCACGCTACCTCAACTGGGAACGCAAACAATACGGATTTGTTTCAGAAAAAAACATTGGCAATCAAGTCGAAATGACTTTCATGTGCTTTGACATTAAGGAAAGTTTCCCAAGGTGGTATTTAATGTTTGCAGATCATGCAGATATACTTGAACCAGACGAATTAAAAGATCGTGTTCTTGAATTACTAGAACTGAACACAAACAGATTACTTCAAAAAAAACAATCCCAAACTTAA
- the thiL gene encoding thiamine-phosphate kinase: protein MIEDKTPQRTSIAQLGEFGLIDHLTKHFEIKNTSTLKGIGDDAAVLDFQNKKTIVSTDLLIEGVHFDLAYMPLKHLGYKAVVVNVSDIYAMNAKATQITVSVAVSNRFPLEALEELYEGITLAAKQYNVDVVGGDTTSSQKGLILSITALGEADAEDITYRNGAKQGDLLVVSGDLGAAYMGLQVLEREKQVFQVNPNNQPDLDNYTYLIERQLKPEARKDVAEILKALDIKPTAMIDISDGLSSEIMHICKQSGVGCNLYEDKLPLDPQFINVCEEFNIDSTTIALNGGEDYELLFTIKIDDFDKIKGNPNFTVIGHMTQENEGIHLVTRANTKIELKARGWNALQEE from the coding sequence ATGATAGAAGATAAAACACCACAAAGAACCAGCATTGCTCAATTGGGCGAATTCGGTTTGATTGACCATTTGACAAAACATTTCGAAATAAAAAACACCTCAACCCTGAAAGGAATTGGTGATGATGCTGCCGTTTTGGACTTCCAAAACAAAAAAACAATCGTTTCTACCGATTTACTAATTGAAGGTGTTCATTTTGATTTAGCTTACATGCCATTGAAGCATTTAGGTTATAAAGCGGTTGTGGTGAATGTTTCGGATATTTATGCCATGAACGCCAAAGCAACTCAAATTACGGTTTCGGTAGCTGTTTCAAATCGTTTTCCTTTAGAAGCACTGGAAGAATTGTACGAAGGAATCACTTTGGCAGCAAAACAATATAATGTAGATGTTGTTGGAGGTGATACAACCTCTTCACAAAAAGGACTAATACTTTCTATTACTGCTTTAGGAGAAGCCGATGCAGAAGATATTACTTACCGTAATGGAGCAAAACAAGGTGATTTATTAGTGGTTTCAGGAGATTTAGGAGCTGCATATATGGGATTACAGGTTTTGGAAAGAGAAAAACAAGTGTTTCAAGTCAACCCTAATAACCAACCTGATTTAGACAATTATACTTACTTAATTGAAAGACAACTTAAACCAGAAGCACGAAAAGATGTAGCAGAAATTTTAAAAGCATTGGATATTAAACCTACTGCGATGATTGACATTTCTGACGGATTATCTTCAGAAATCATGCACATCTGTAAACAATCTGGTGTTGGTTGTAATCTTTATGAAGACAAGCTTCCATTAGATCCTCAGTTTATTAATGTTTGCGAAGAGTTTAATATTGATTCAACTACTATTGCTTTAAACGGTGGAGAAGATTATGAGTTACTATTCACTATTAAAATAGACGACTTCGACAAAATAAAAGGAAATCCAAACTTCACCGTTATTGGTCACATGACTCAAGAAAACGAAGGTATTCATTTAGTAACTCGTGCCAATACTAAAATTGAGCTAAAAGCAAGGGGCTGGAACGCCTTGCAGGAAGAGTAA
- a CDS encoding T9SS sorting signal type C domain-containing protein, whose protein sequence is MRMILFALLLFSATNAQCVYPTGNTLNGSAQTFCVGNPTNSITINNVNSKNYTLINVVKGFTYTFSVGDVYSGSNEKLDIYNATSNSNIANASGSAGTSINNWVATYSGQIKLVLSRGSCSNSDTTNVSVTIQLVNVGNTQDNQNNFGTDTWVGHVYNWLGSPPPGGTSPSAPAATLPFDSASYVGYYTIPSESIVEGFGGDNNCLPIYSNGVVRTNMQTETFAVRYKMRSTRPAGCYIATIRGDDGIRLYNDGVLVFNSWIQQVATTYSNVLIYLDGSADLVFDFYENSGGNIAEFSLTPFNTNLNSITAPSNSIVCSGSQSGVIDGSSFVYNGSSVNPTIAFQWQSSTDNVTFTDIASATSEDYTPPAITTSTTIVRYYRRQVSAVSNTSACKFSSNSIAITTTGGTATTSPSANAGSGATCSQITTNWSAMVGASSYLLDVSTSSTFASFVSGYNGLNVGNVTSYIVTGLTANTTYYYRLRANYTCGLSSNSNPISYSTLAIVAPVATAATAISCGDFTANWNASPYATSYTIDVATSNTFTAGTIIAGYSGLNVGNVTSFNVSGTTESTLYYRISAVAACGNSSYSNVITVTTPTTTWNGTAWSNGVSSSSKIAIIDGNYNTATNGNFESCSLLVNNGYVLTIKSGNSVTIVNNLTNNGTINIENNGSLVQVNNSGVNSGNINMQRTAFIDFRDYVYWSSPVANFNSANISTYSNNNSLYKWIPTVVGNGVGNFGNWVNGTETMVIGKGYIERGLNNAPLNSPVNFTTTFVGVPNNGVLTTPISRGTYNTVGTYPSPYSPTNAAQDDDNWNLLGNPYPSAISANAFLTANSSNLDGFVKIWLHGIAPNTSASDPFYNNYGYNYDPNDYLTYNLSGPSIPGVFDGYIGSGQGFITRMSATSASTSANVIFNNSMRNKMYRNDQFYRNSNNNVNALSQGRIWIDLVSSTASSSTLIAYVDGATNGKDQMYDAEANLKTTFDIYSLLEGYDRNIIQGRSLPFDQNDQVPLAIKIPSNGNYTIAIKDVDGFFTEASQGIYLEDKLSNMIYDLRSSPYHFTSTIGEFTDRFVLRYTNQTLGNDPFEVLDNSVKIYVSDNSIVINSFVESIKTYEIYNVLGQTLVSKKQVKVNKAEDTSIQKSNQALIVKVTLENGKSITKKVIY, encoded by the coding sequence ATGAGAATGATTTTATTTGCATTGTTGCTGTTTTCGGCGACCAATGCTCAATGTGTTTACCCTACGGGTAATACGCTTAATGGTAGTGCACAAACATTTTGTGTTGGAAACCCAACTAATAGTATTACAATTAACAATGTAAATTCCAAAAATTACACTTTAATTAATGTTGTAAAAGGTTTTACTTATACCTTTTCTGTTGGTGATGTATATTCTGGAAGTAACGAAAAATTAGATATCTATAACGCAACAAGTAATTCTAATATTGCAAATGCGTCTGGTTCTGCTGGAACTTCAATAAATAATTGGGTAGCTACTTATTCAGGACAAATTAAACTAGTTCTATCTAGAGGATCTTGCAGTAATTCAGACACAACAAATGTCTCAGTAACGATTCAATTAGTTAATGTAGGCAATACCCAAGATAATCAAAATAATTTTGGTACGGATACTTGGGTTGGGCATGTTTATAACTGGTTGGGTTCTCCGCCTCCGGGGGGTACTTCTCCGTCTGCACCAGCAGCAACATTGCCATTTGATAGTGCTAGTTATGTTGGATATTATACTATACCATCGGAATCAATTGTAGAAGGTTTTGGAGGTGATAATAACTGCTTGCCAATATATTCTAATGGTGTGGTACGAACAAATATGCAAACGGAAACTTTTGCTGTTAGATATAAAATGCGATCTACAAGACCTGCTGGTTGTTACATTGCAACGATTAGGGGAGATGATGGAATTCGTTTGTATAATGATGGAGTTTTGGTTTTTAATTCTTGGATTCAGCAAGTAGCGACCACATATAGCAATGTGTTAATTTATTTGGATGGAAGTGCTGATTTGGTTTTTGATTTTTATGAAAATTCAGGAGGGAATATAGCGGAATTTAGTTTAACTCCGTTTAACACTAATTTAAACTCAATAACAGCACCTTCTAATTCGATAGTATGTTCTGGAAGTCAATCTGGAGTTATTGATGGTTCTTCATTTGTGTATAATGGTTCTTCAGTAAATCCTACAATTGCATTTCAATGGCAGTCTTCTACAGATAATGTTACCTTTACTGATATTGCAAGTGCAACTTCAGAAGATTATACCCCTCCAGCAATTACAACTTCTACTACTATTGTAAGATATTATAGAAGACAGGTTTCGGCCGTTTCAAATACTTCGGCATGTAAGTTTTCAAGTAACTCTATAGCCATTACTACTACTGGTGGTACAGCTACTACCTCGCCAAGTGCAAATGCAGGATCAGGAGCAACTTGTTCACAAATAACAACCAATTGGAGTGCGATGGTAGGTGCAAGTTCATATCTGTTAGATGTTTCTACAAGTTCGACTTTCGCATCTTTCGTGTCAGGATATAATGGATTGAATGTAGGTAATGTTACAAGTTATATTGTTACAGGCTTAACAGCAAATACTACTTATTATTATAGACTAAGAGCGAATTACACTTGTGGTCTAAGTAGTAATTCTAATCCAATTAGTTATTCTACTCTAGCAATAGTTGCTCCGGTAGCAACTGCGGCAACAGCTATTTCTTGTGGTGATTTTACGGCAAATTGGAATGCGTCTCCTTATGCAACTAGTTATACTATCGATGTAGCTACATCAAATACATTTACAGCTGGAACTATAATAGCGGGTTACTCTGGATTAAATGTTGGTAATGTTACCTCTTTTAATGTAAGTGGTACAACAGAAAGCACATTGTATTATAGAATTAGCGCTGTGGCTGCATGTGGAAATAGTAGTTATTCTAATGTAATTACTGTAACTACTCCTACAACTACATGGAATGGTACTGCATGGAGTAATGGAGTTTCTAGCTCATCTAAGATTGCAATTATTGATGGTAATTATAATACGGCCACAAATGGAAATTTTGAATCTTGTAGTTTATTGGTAAATAATGGGTATGTATTGACTATAAAAAGTGGTAACTCTGTTACCATAGTTAATAATTTGACAAATAATGGCACAATTAATATAGAGAATAATGGTTCTTTAGTTCAGGTTAATAATTCAGGTGTAAATTCAGGTAACATTAATATGCAAAGAACTGCATTTATCGATTTCCGTGATTATGTGTATTGGTCAAGTCCTGTTGCAAATTTTAATTCTGCCAATATATCTACTTATTCAAATAATAATAGTCTTTACAAATGGATTCCTACTGTTGTAGGTAATGGAGTTGGTAATTTTGGTAATTGGGTAAATGGGACAGAGACAATGGTTATTGGTAAAGGCTATATTGAAAGAGGTCTAAACAATGCTCCATTGAACTCGCCAGTTAACTTTACTACCACTTTTGTTGGAGTGCCTAATAATGGTGTTCTTACTACGCCTATATCACGAGGCACTTATAATACTGTTGGAACCTATCCTTCGCCGTATTCTCCAACTAATGCTGCACAAGATGACGATAATTGGAACTTGTTAGGTAATCCATATCCTTCAGCAATATCTGCAAATGCATTTTTAACCGCCAACTCAAGTAATTTAGACGGTTTTGTTAAAATTTGGTTGCATGGTATTGCTCCTAACACTTCAGCTTCAGATCCGTTTTATAACAATTATGGATATAATTATGACCCTAATGATTATTTAACTTATAATCTTTCAGGTCCTTCAATACCTGGAGTATTTGATGGTTATATTGGCTCAGGCCAAGGTTTTATCACTAGAATGTCTGCAACAAGTGCATCTACATCAGCAAATGTTATTTTTAACAACAGTATGAGAAATAAAATGTACAGAAACGATCAATTTTACAGAAACTCAAATAATAATGTGAACGCCCTTTCTCAAGGTAGAATTTGGATTGATTTAGTTTCTTCTACAGCGAGTAGTTCAACACTTATTGCTTATGTAGATGGTGCTACAAACGGTAAGGATCAAATGTATGATGCAGAGGCTAATTTGAAAACTACTTTTGATATTTATTCATTACTAGAAGGGTATGATAGAAATATTATTCAGGGAAGAAGCTTACCTTTTGATCAAAACGATCAAGTGCCTTTAGCTATAAAAATACCATCTAATGGTAATTATACAATAGCTATTAAAGATGTTGATGGGTTCTTTACAGAAGCCAGTCAAGGGATTTATTTAGAAGACAAACTATCAAATATGATCTATGATTTACGTTCATCTCCATATCACTTTACAAGTACAATTGGAGAGTTTACAGATAGATTTGTGTTACGTTATACAAATCAAACATTAGGAAATGATCCGTTTGAAGTTTTAGATAATAGTGTGAAAATTTATGTTTCAGATAATAGTATTGTTATCAACTCTTTTGTTGAATCAATTAAAACTTATGAAATCTATAATGTTTTAGGGCAAACTTTAGTAAGTAAAAAACAAGTTAAAGTTAACAAGGCAGAAGATACTTCAATACAAAAAAGCAATCAAGCTCTTATTGTAAAAGTGACTTTAGAAAATGGAAAATCAATTACGAAAAAAGTTATATACTAA
- a CDS encoding DinB family protein: protein MNTEAVSQVISQEDLLKHWQGHRALTRRVIELFPEKDFFEFSVGGMRPFAKLADELLAIAAPALRGIVNRDVQPFTEGSTQGFTTKSQYLEQWDKDTKEIDTLWQQLSLEDFSDTFNLFGQYEFPIIQNILYFIDNEVHHRGQGYLYLRALNIEPPFFWERQ from the coding sequence ATGAACACAGAAGCAGTTTCACAGGTAATCAGTCAAGAAGATTTATTAAAACACTGGCAAGGTCACAGAGCATTAACAAGACGTGTAATCGAATTATTTCCTGAAAAAGATTTCTTTGAATTTTCGGTTGGAGGAATGCGTCCGTTTGCAAAACTGGCAGATGAACTTTTAGCAATTGCAGCTCCAGCTTTAAGAGGTATCGTGAACAGAGATGTGCAACCTTTTACAGAAGGCTCAACGCAGGGTTTTACAACAAAATCTCAATATTTAGAACAATGGGACAAAGACACAAAAGAGATTGATACGCTTTGGCAACAATTGTCGCTAGAGGATTTTAGCGACACTTTTAATCTTTTCGGACAGTATGAATTCCCGATTATCCAGAACATTCTTTATTTTATTGATAACGAAGTACACCATCGCGGACAGGGCTATTTGTATTTGAGAGCATTAAATATAGAGCCACCATTTTTCTGGGAAAGACAATAA
- the recA gene encoding recombinase RecA gives MSSEKEAKLKALQLTLDKLDKAYGKGTVMKMGDKAIEEVEVIASGSLGLDLALGVNGYPKGRIIEIFGPESSGKTTLTLHAIAEAQKAGGIAAFIDAEHAFDRFYAEKLGVDIDNLIISQPDNGEQALEIAENLIRSGAIDIVVIDSVAALTPKSEIEGEMGDSKMGLHARLMSQALRKLTATISKTHCTVFFINQLREKIGVMFGNPETTTGGNALKFYASVRLDIRRSSQIKDGENVLGNRTKVKVVKNKVAPPFRTAEFDIMYGEGVSKTGEILDLAVEFEIIKKAGSWFSYGDTKLGQGRDAVKALIKDNPELADELELKIKQLIKENEN, from the coding sequence ATGAGTTCAGAAAAAGAAGCCAAACTAAAAGCGCTACAGCTTACTTTAGATAAATTAGACAAAGCATACGGTAAAGGAACCGTAATGAAAATGGGAGATAAAGCTATCGAAGAAGTTGAAGTAATTGCTTCAGGTTCGTTAGGATTAGACTTGGCTTTAGGTGTAAATGGATATCCAAAAGGAAGAATTATCGAAATTTTTGGGCCAGAATCATCAGGTAAAACTACATTAACATTACACGCTATTGCCGAGGCTCAAAAGGCAGGAGGAATAGCTGCCTTTATTGATGCAGAACATGCTTTTGATCGTTTTTATGCCGAAAAACTAGGAGTAGATATTGACAATTTAATTATTTCTCAGCCAGATAATGGAGAGCAAGCATTAGAAATTGCAGAAAACTTAATTCGTTCAGGAGCTATTGATATTGTGGTTATTGACTCTGTTGCAGCGTTAACTCCAAAAAGTGAAATTGAAGGTGAAATGGGAGATTCAAAAATGGGTCTTCATGCACGTTTAATGTCACAGGCTTTAAGAAAATTAACAGCAACAATTAGTAAAACACATTGTACAGTTTTCTTTATTAACCAGTTGCGTGAAAAGATTGGTGTAATGTTTGGAAACCCTGAAACGACTACAGGTGGTAACGCTTTAAAATTCTACGCTTCGGTACGTTTAGATATTCGTCGTTCATCTCAAATTAAGGATGGTGAAAATGTTTTAGGAAATAGAACAAAAGTAAAAGTTGTTAAAAATAAAGTAGCACCACCTTTTAGAACTGCAGAGTTTGATATTATGTACGGTGAAGGAGTTTCAAAAACTGGAGAGATTTTAGATTTAGCTGTTGAATTTGAGATTATTAAAAAGGCTGGATCATGGTTCAGTTATGGAGATACTAAATTAGGACAAGGACGTGATGCAGTTAAGGCTTTAATAAAAGATAATCCTGAATTAGCAGATGAACTGGAACTTAAAATTAAGCAACTTATAAAAGAAAACGAAAATTAA
- the trpS gene encoding tryptophan--tRNA ligase, which yields MAKILTGIQSTGTPHLGNLLGAILPAIEIAKNPANESFLFIADLHSITQIKNGETLRGNTNSTAAVWLACGLDPEKVIFYRQSDVPQTTELSWYLSCFFPFQRLTLAHSFKDKADRLEDVNAGLFTYPMLMAADILLYDAEVVPVGKDQLQHLEITRDVASRFNHQMGETFVLPEALTSEDTKLVPGTDGEKMSKSRNNIINIFLDDKALRKQVMSIETDSTPLEEPKNPDTCKIFTIFKLLANEEQIAEMKEKYKNVNRDFGYGHAKQALFELIIEKFAVERERYNYYMNNLDELEGLLHQGAQKASVIADGVLKRVRTKLGY from the coding sequence ATGGCAAAAATACTTACAGGAATTCAAAGTACTGGAACCCCACATTTAGGGAATTTATTAGGAGCGATTTTACCTGCAATTGAAATAGCGAAAAATCCAGCTAATGAATCGTTTCTTTTTATCGCCGATTTACATTCCATTACACAAATCAAAAACGGTGAGACATTAAGAGGAAACACAAATAGCACAGCTGCTGTATGGCTTGCCTGTGGACTAGATCCTGAAAAAGTTATTTTTTATCGCCAAAGTGATGTTCCTCAAACTACAGAGTTGTCATGGTATTTGAGTTGTTTTTTTCCTTTTCAACGTTTAACATTAGCGCATTCATTCAAAGATAAAGCAGATAGATTAGAAGATGTAAATGCTGGTTTGTTTACGTATCCTATGCTTATGGCGGCTGATATTTTATTATATGATGCAGAAGTGGTACCGGTAGGTAAAGATCAGTTACAACATCTTGAGATTACTCGTGATGTAGCTTCTCGTTTTAACCATCAAATGGGAGAAACGTTTGTTTTACCTGAAGCTTTGACTAGTGAAGATACTAAGTTAGTTCCAGGGACAGATGGTGAAAAAATGAGTAAATCTAGAAACAATATTATCAATATTTTTCTTGATGATAAAGCACTTCGCAAGCAGGTAATGAGCATTGAAACTGATAGCACACCACTTGAAGAACCTAAAAATCCTGATACTTGTAAAATATTTACAATCTTTAAATTATTGGCTAACGAAGAACAAATTGCCGAAATGAAAGAGAAGTATAAAAATGTAAATCGTGATTTTGGTTACGGTCATGCTAAACAAGCTTTGTTCGAATTAATTATTGAAAAGTTTGCTGTAGAAAGAGAGCGTTACAATTATTACATGAACAATCTGGATGAATTAGAAGGATTGTTGCATCAGGGAGCTCAAAAAGCATCTGTAATTGCAGATGGAGTTTTAAAAAGAGTTCGTACTAAATTAGGTTACTAA